A DNA window from Vigna angularis cultivar LongXiaoDou No.4 chromosome 1, ASM1680809v1, whole genome shotgun sequence contains the following coding sequences:
- the LOC108320116 gene encoding nudix hydrolase 18, mitochondrial, which translates to MACLVSRSGRELQRYNNMGGRQVVGCIPYRYKEDVDGNMSDELEVLVVSSQKGQGFMFPKGGWELDESVEEAACRESLEEAGVLGIIEHELGQWYFISKRHGIYYEGHMFPMFVKEQLDTWPEKDLRRRIWMTVGEAREVCQHWWMKEALDILVQRIMLSSEQGKKDMVLDDSLGF; encoded by the exons ATGGCCTGCCTGGTATCTCGCTCGGGAAGGGAATTGCAGAGGTACAACAACATGGGTGGCCGCCAAGTTGTTGG GTGCATACCATATAGATATAAAGAAGACGTAGATGGTAACATGAGTGACGAATTGGAAGTACTGGTCGTTAGTTCTCAGAAAGGCCAAGGATTCATGTTCCCTAAG GGAGGATGGGAACTTGATGAATCTGTAGAAGAAGCAGCTTGTAGGGAATCTCTTGAAGAAGCAGGAGTATTGGGAATTATTGAG CATGAATTGGGGCAGTGGTATTTCATCAGCAAAAGACATGGCATATACTATGAAGGACACATGTTCCCCATGTTTGTCAAGGAACAGCTTGACACGTGGCCGGAGAAAGATTTACGGAGAAGAATTTGG ATGACTGTTGGTGAAGCTAGAGAAGTTTGTCAGCATTGGTGGATGAAGGAGGCATTAGATATATTGGTTCAAAGAATAATGTTGTCTTCAGAACAAGGAAAAAAGGATATGGTTTTGGATGATTCTTTAGGTTTTTAA